The Bifidobacterium coryneforme genome segment GGGCGTCTTTGTGTCGGTCCATCCCCAGGTCCAAGCCTGTCCATTGCTGTCGAGGGCCATGGAAGTGGTATTGCCTGCGGAGACGGCGGTGAACGTCACCCCCTCCGGTACTACGGCCAGACCGGGAGTGTATCTGTCCGTGCCGGGGCGGCCTAGGCAACTGCCTATGTCGTTGCCCCAGGTCCAGATTCTACCGTCCCTGTCCAGGGCCATGGCGTGCCAGAATCCGGCGGACACCTGGGTGAACTTCACGCCGTCCGGCATATTAACCATCGTTGGGGCCTCCTGTCCGACAACGGTTATGCCCTGTCCCAGCTGTCCGAAGCCGCCGCTCCCCCATGCGTATGCGTTGCCGTCGCTGCCCAAGGCCAGGGAGTAGTCATAGCTTGCGGATACTTGGGTGAAGCGTACCTGGTCTGTGTTGGCACCGAGTTTGACGTTGGTGCCGCCGTGCCAGGGTCCGTTGTCGGGGTTGGTGGTCCATTTGCCCCATTTGGCGGTGAGGGTCAGGTCTTGCGTGACTGGCTTGGTGAAGTCGTAGGCGAGGTCGCCTATGAACCATCCGTTGAAGGTCCATCCGGGCCTGGTGGGGTCGTCGTGGGGCCATGTGGCGGTCTTGCCGTCGGGGATGGTCTGGCTTGCCGGCATGCCCTGGGTGTCGGGCTGGGAGGTGAAGGTGACCGTGTGGCTGCCGGTCCTGGCCTGCGGGCCGGAGGCCGGCTTGCCGGTGTTGGCGGCTGCGGTGGCCTGTCTGGTGGTGAGCGGGTTGGGTGTGGCCAGCGGGGTAGGCGAGGCCGCGGCTGTCGTGGGCTGCGTCGCCGCCGCCGGGGACTGTGGTGTCGCCGAGGGTGACGGGGTCGCAGCCGGTGTGGTGGGTCCTGTGGGTGTGGTCAGGCCGTCACCGGAGGCTGCCCCCCCCCCCCCGTTGATCTGGGAGTAGGTGGTGTCGGCGGCCTGTGCGCCCGCGGCGAGGCCACCGCCCATGACGGACAGGGCCGCCAGGACCGCGACCACCTGACGGACCGGACGACGGCCGGACCTGCCCGGATTGTGCAAACGCATGGATTCTCCCCCCAACTGTCACCCACGGGCCTGGTCCCACGGCCGAGGCCCCACCCGGAATCCCGCCGTCCCCGCGGCGTCATCCGGACACAAGGTGATCCGCAAACTGAGGCCGACCCTACCACGCTTCAAGTCCCCGATGGGGTATTTGCCCACAGCGGGTCGCACAAATACAGGAAGCGGTCGCAGCACGCACAAAAAGACCCCCCGACAGGCTCTCCATATCGGGGGGGGGGGGATTCGTCCGGCTTTTATCGAATCAGTACCAGTTCGACGACTGGGAGTGAGACCAGGCACCGCAAGGAGTGCCGTACCGACCCTGGATGTATCCGAGACCCCAGACGATCTGGGTGCGGGGATTGGTCTGCCAGTCGGCGCCAGCCGAGGACATCTTGCTCCCGGGCAGGGCCTGAGGAATGCCATAGGCGCCGGAGGGGTTGGCGGCGTTGGTTCTCCAACCGGACTCCTTGTTCCAGAGCTGGACCAGACAGGTGAACTGGTCCTCACCCCAACCCCTGGCGGTGACCAGTTCGTGGGCGATGCTCTGGGATTCGCCCACAGGTGCCGTGGTTGCGGATGACCCTGATGATGACGGTGCCGACCCGCTGGTTCCCGATGACGGGCGGCCGGTGCCGACCAGGATGACCTTGTTGACGGGTGCCGTCTTCACGAAGGATGCGAAGACGTTCTTGGAGAGGTTCTTGTTGCCAGCAGCGGTGACCAGGCTGGTCGTTTCCATGACGCCGTTCTTTCCTTCGGTCTTCACCTTGGTGGTACCGGCGGGGAGGGAATCGGTCTTTTCCTCAATGGTGTTGAAGGGTATGTCGGACTCGTCGGTCATGACCTGGGCATCCGCCCGGTCGATCTTGATGACGGTCTTCTCGCTCACGGGCTTGGTCAGGGCCGGGCTGATCTGATCGCCGGGCTCCAAGGTGATGTCGCCCGCTTCGAGCACGGACTTCACATCGGTGAAGCCGTTACCCAGGACGACCCGGTTCTTACCGTTGATCTGCACGGTGACATAGGAGGTGTTGGCGCTCGACCCGCCTTCGCCGTTGCGCAGGGCCTGCCGGGTGGAGCTCCTGGAGACCTCAAGGTTCTGCTGGGTGGCGGAGTAGGCCGTGATTCCCTGTGCGGGGCCGCCGTTCTGGGTCGCATAGAAGTCGCGGGAGATGAACCCTGCGCCTATGATCAGGCCAACGACAGTGGTTCCTGCGGCAAGCCGTACCCACTGACGCTTGGTCAGGGCCTTGACCGCAGCCATCCGGCCTGTGCCATGCTTCGCCATTACACTCCTCTGTTCGGTCAACAGATCCTCAGCGGTTGCAGTCCGGACGCAATCCGACCCTGCCTCCCATCCGGGCATGCCGAAGGGAGCGCTGGAACATATGCTTCGATTCTAGTCCACCGCCCGTACTGAACCAACCCTGGCGGGCGGGAGACCGCCTTATTCCTGGGTGGCCGTATCCATATCGGCCTGTCGGGCCTGCTCGATCAGGTCGTCAAGGTCGGAGGCTCTCAGGGCTCCTGCCTGCTTGAATATGATCTGGCCCTGTTTGGCGATCATCAGGGTGGGGACGGCCTGTATGCCGGCGGCTGCGGCCAGGTCCTGGTTCTTGTCGATGTCGACCTTGCCGAAAACGATATCGGTGTTCTGCTCGGAGGCCTTGTCGAAGATGGGGCCGAACGCCTTGCAGGGTCCGCACCAGGTGGCCCAGAAGTCGATCAGCACCAGGTCGTTCCCGCTGATGGTCTGCTCGAAGTTATCCGAGGTGATAGTCGTGGTGGACATAATCGCGCTCCTAACGAATCCCGCTGCTGCAAGGGAAATTCCCATGCAGCACAACAGTTCTCTTCCCATCAGCATTCCATCACGGCTGGAGAAATCACGGAAATAAGCTCAGGGTATATATATGGACAGGTGGTTTCGCTCGGTCAAGCCGGGAACCAATAATAGGGTGTATGCCAGTGTTGAATGACGAAATACCCGACGACGATGACTTCGATTCCAATCGCAGGCGCGGTGAGTTCTCCAACATCACCCCGGAGGATTTCGTGCGTGGCACATCGCGGGGAAATCCTCCCGGATGGCTTGACAAGGAGCAGATAGACCTGGCACGCAGGAAGCTGCCCATGGCATATGTCGAGGTTGTTCCTGTACGGGTTGACGATCTTGGAACGGTGTCGCAGGTGGGGTCCCTTCTTTGCGTCGGGGACGACGGCAATATAGAGCGGACCCTGATTACCGGTAGGGTGCTCTACCACGAGACCATCAGGGAGGCCCTGGCAAGGAACATCGCCAAGGACCTGGGGGAACTTGCCCTTCCTGTCCTGCCTGCCGGGCTCCAGCCCTTCACCGTAGCTGAGTTCTTCCCCACGCCCGGACTCTCCGAGTACTACGATCCCCGCCAGCACGCCATCGCCCTGTGCTATTTGGTTCCCGTGGCCGGCGACTGCAAGCCCCAGGATGAAACCCTCGAAGTGGAGTGGGTCGACCCCAGGGGAGATATGCTCGACACCTTCATAGGCCAGATGCCCAACGGGCATGGGCGTGTACTTCGCACGGCCCTGTCCTGGGCGGGGGTCCTCTGATTCAGGCGTCGTAAACCAGTGGAATACCAGCAGTAGGGAAGGCAGGTCGGAGCCGATGACCATGACCATCACCAATACCGTATATCGCGAGGGAGAGGGTCTTCCTGTGATTCTCTGCCATGCCTTCCCGGTCGACCATCGCATGTGGGAGGTGTGTGCGGACAGCCTGATCAATCAGGCCGACCGGCGGGGGTTGACCCCCTTCCCGATCTATGCGCCGGATATGCCCGGGGCCGGTGATGGCCCACTGCCTCTGGAGGAACAGAACGGTGGGCTGGCCCCGGACGGTTCATATCCTCATGCCTTGGACCGGATGGCTGAAGCCTACGTTGACCTGGTTGCCGGGCTTGGGCATTCAAAGGCCATCTGGGTCGGTCTCTCCATGGGGGGATACCTGGTGGAAGCCGTCTGGCGGCTTCATCCGGAAGTGGTCGCCGGTATGGCCCTTTGCGACACGACGACCAAGGATGATGCCCCACAGTCCCGGGCCAACCGGCTCGCCATAGCCCAACGTTGTCTGGATACGGGCGGGGTGGATGGGGTCATGCACTTTGCCCGGCCTCAGGAGGGTGATTCCAGGTTCAAGACCTCGCCGGAGTTCATCGACACCATGACCGGGTGGATTGAATCCCAGTCACCCCAGGGCATCGCCTGGAGGGAACGGATGGCCGCAGGCCGTCCTGATCAGACCGGAATCCTGCCCGGTATCGAAGTGCCTCTGACCATGGTTTCCGGTGAGCTGGATCCCTCCAGCCCGCCCAGGGTCATGCGGCCCCTCGCCGATGCCGCCACCTCGGTACCCGGAGGAGTGCGATTCGTCTCGGTTCCCGAGTGCGGCCATTTCAGCGCCGTTGAGCGTCCCGACCTGGTGGCCTCCGCCCTGGTCGATCTGGTGGCCGATGTTCAGGGTTCGGGCAGGGTCGAGGAATCCGAGGGGTGCTGAGATGACCGATTCCCCTCATTCCGCCTTTTCGCCCCTGGCCCTGACCCGTACCCTCTCTTTCCTTCCCCTGGCGCAGGGGGACGTGGATTACTGCGTTGCCCGTCGCGGGCAACCCGGTCTCTTGCGGGAACTGGCGGGGTCGCCCGCCTCGGATGTGATTCTGGTTGACCGTGACCGCCTGGCCGTCCCCAAGGGACAGGGAGCCACGGCCGGACGTCGGCATGCGGGTATCCGCCTGGTCATGCTGCCGGCAACCTACCTGACGGAGGATCTCGGCGGGAACGGGTGCGACACCCGACCGCTGTACTATCTGGGGTCCTTGGAGGGCCGAGACTACCTGGCCCTGGATCTTGCCCTCCTGGAGCGGTATGCCGAAGGTGCACAGGCAGGTGATTCGAGGCTGATACATGCGGCCAGGGAGAGGTTCGACTGGATCGGATTGAGGGAGTTCGCCCCTCATGGCACGCCCCGACAGGTGGGCCTGGCCACCAGCGCGGTTTCCCTGTCGATGTGGCAGAGCCAGCAACTCTTCTGCCCTCAATGCGCCGCCCCTGTGGAACCCTGTCAGGGGGGTTGGGCCCAACATTGCCGGGGTGTGGAGCCTGGGCACATCCTCTTCCCCCGGATCGAGCCGGCCGTAATCATGTCCGTTGTGGATTCCCGTGACCGGCTCCTTCTGCAGCACAACAGTTCCTGGGGACCTGATTTCCATTCGGTTGCCGCCGGGTTCGTTGAGGCCGGTGAGAACCTTGAGCACGCCGTCCGCCGCGAGACCATGGAAGAGGTGGGCATCCGGGTGGGGGAGGTGCACTATATGGGCTCCCAACCGTGGCCCTTCCCCTCTTCGCTGATGGTGGCCTTCAAGGCCCGGGCCTTGGGGACCGAAATCCGCGTGGATGGTCAGGAGACCAAGGAGGCCGGCTGGTTCACCCGGGACGAGCTGGGTGCACGAATGGCCGGCGGCACCATCCGTCTGCCCAAGCGGGCAACCATAGCTCGGGGCATGATCGAGGAGTGGTACGGCAGCGACCTGCCGGAGTGCTGATGGAAAAGGGATTCTGGGTAAGGCACAGGGTAAAATAATCCAGGATCGAAACAGTGCGGAAAGGTGATCAATGGCTGCGGCGGGGCAATCGGAATCTCTGCTTCCTGAGGGTAGTGGAGGTGTGGAAGAGGCTGAGACGGTAATCATGCAGCCCATCCAGGTTCCCCTGGCTGATGATCCGGTTGAGTACCAGGACGAAGAGCCGGTTGATCTGTTCGAGGATGAGTCCGTCAGCCGGGTCTTTGGTGAGGCCACTGCCCGCACCTCCTGGTTCGGCACGCACAAGGCCATATGGATTACCCTGCTCCTGTTCCTCCTCCTCGCTGTGGTTCTTGTCGGTGGGTTCTTTGGCGCCCGTCAGTATTTCCAGGAGAGAGTGGCTCCGGGGGTCAGCTTCGCGGGCCAGAGCATGATGGGCAAGGATGCCGATCAGGTCAGGAAGATCGTGGCCCAGAAGGTGCAGGACTCCAAGGTCGAACTGACCAGCCAGGGCAAGCCCTCGGTCACTGCCGGTCTGGAGGATCTCGGTGTTTCCGTCAATCAGGAGCGCACCGTCAAGGAGCTCATGGGAAGCAAACGCGAAGGCGACTTCGAGCGGCTCAACCCCTTCCGTCGTGTGTCTGTACCCTTGGTTGCCGAAGACAACGAACTGGCGATGGACCGGTTCCTCACCGGGAGATTCATCGACGAGGGCAGTCGCTCCGTTCCCTCATTCATCGTCTTTGACGAGGGCCTGCATGCCTTCACGGTCCAGGAGGGGCGCGGAGGCAAGGCCCCCAAGCTGGAGCCCGTCGAGAAGGCGGTCTCTTCCCTGGTGCA includes the following:
- a CDS encoding G5 domain-containing protein, translating into MAKHGTGRMAAVKALTKRQWVRLAAGTTVVGLIIGAGFISRDFYATQNGGPAQGITAYSATQQNLEVSRSSTRQALRNGEGGSSANTSYVTVQINGKNRVVLGNGFTDVKSVLEAGDITLEPGDQISPALTKPVSEKTVIKIDRADAQVMTDESDIPFNTIEEKTDSLPAGTTKVKTEGKNGVMETTSLVTAAGNKNLSKNVFASFVKTAPVNKVILVGTGRPSSGTSGSAPSSSGSSATTAPVGESQSIAHELVTARGWGEDQFTCLVQLWNKESGWRTNAANPSGAYGIPQALPGSKMSSAGADWQTNPRTQIVWGLGYIQGRYGTPCGAWSHSQSSNWY
- a CDS encoding NUDIX hydrolase family protein, giving the protein MPVLNDEIPDDDDFDSNRRRGEFSNITPEDFVRGTSRGNPPGWLDKEQIDLARRKLPMAYVEVVPVRVDDLGTVSQVGSLLCVGDDGNIERTLITGRVLYHETIREALARNIAKDLGELALPVLPAGLQPFTVAEFFPTPGLSEYYDPRQHAIALCYLVPVAGDCKPQDETLEVEWVDPRGDMLDTFIGQMPNGHGRVLRTALSWAGVL
- the trxA gene encoding thioredoxin, which translates into the protein MSTTTITSDNFEQTISGNDLVLIDFWATWCGPCKAFGPIFDKASEQNTDIVFGKVDIDKNQDLAAAAGIQAVPTLMIAKQGQIIFKQAGALRASDLDDLIEQARQADMDTATQE
- a CDS encoding alpha/beta fold hydrolase translates to MTMTITNTVYREGEGLPVILCHAFPVDHRMWEVCADSLINQADRRGLTPFPIYAPDMPGAGDGPLPLEEQNGGLAPDGSYPHALDRMAEAYVDLVAGLGHSKAIWVGLSMGGYLVEAVWRLHPEVVAGMALCDTTTKDDAPQSRANRLAIAQRCLDTGGVDGVMHFARPQEGDSRFKTSPEFIDTMTGWIESQSPQGIAWRERMAAGRPDQTGILPGIEVPLTMVSGELDPSSPPRVMRPLADAATSVPGGVRFVSVPECGHFSAVERPDLVASALVDLVADVQGSGRVEESEGC
- the nudC gene encoding NAD(+) diphosphatase, with the translated sequence MTDSPHSAFSPLALTRTLSFLPLAQGDVDYCVARRGQPGLLRELAGSPASDVILVDRDRLAVPKGQGATAGRRHAGIRLVMLPATYLTEDLGGNGCDTRPLYYLGSLEGRDYLALDLALLERYAEGAQAGDSRLIHAARERFDWIGLREFAPHGTPRQVGLATSAVSLSMWQSQQLFCPQCAAPVEPCQGGWAQHCRGVEPGHILFPRIEPAVIMSVVDSRDRLLLQHNSSWGPDFHSVAAGFVEAGENLEHAVRRETMEEVGIRVGEVHYMGSQPWPFPSSLMVAFKARALGTEIRVDGQETKEAGWFTRDELGARMAGGTIRLPKRATIARGMIEEWYGSDLPEC